The window TCCATTTTAAGATTTGCAGTGTAATAAACTGCACTAGCATATGCTAAGGCAAACTTACATTTAGGGACTTTTGAATGCCCCTTTTAGTGTacacaaacaacaactttgTCGCAGTTTAAGTTGATATGTGGTTATTTAGACTGTTTATTTATGAAGTAATAAGTGGCGTAATTGCGTTTACACGTCCGGACCACCCAAGTGGAACAAAGCTTCCCGCACTGAAACGTAATTTTTTCCTTCAACCAATCAGAAATCTCTGCGCTACCCATTTTGTCCACAGGGAGGCGCCCTCTACTTTCGGAATACATGTGTCCAGGATATGTCCatgcgagaggaagaccaaagagaaggttgacagATGTAAACATGAGGACAGTTGGGATGAGAGAGGAGGCTTCAAAGCAAAAGAAGATGAAGGCAATCCATTCAATCAAATTCCCTATATGTGAGAAATGTATTGAAACTCTGTgagcaatatattttaaatgtgcaagaAATGTAGTGTaaaatttctaaaaataaataaaacaaaaatgggatAAATTCCTTTTAAATTATGTtccaaatgaattgaaatttaattttgagatttatttaaaaaaaaaaagtttgaaagttGTTGAAACGTTTCAATTCCTTATAGTCACTGCTGTCCCTCATCGGGATATTGAAGTCCCACTATAATGTATAGTTTGTGTTGCAAACTACACATCAATTACACACATGCAGGGATGCAAGGAGAGATTCACAGTGAAAGTGGTGCAAAAAGAGTGCTGCACCACTTGAGCTGGGGGCAGTGGGGACGATgctttgctcaagggcacctcggcAATTGCCAGCTAGCATAATAGCATCTAAAATACTAAAGGTGGGAAATGCTATGTATCAAAAGGTCATCGAAATATATCGAAATACCGGTGCGAAGAAGTGACTAATATGTGGGAGAAATTTAGACcccaaaaatataatacatgTATTAAACAATGTGGCAAATATATTACAAATGTGTGAGAAATTCATGGGAAAACGTGtgattaaatgttaaatgtgtgagtaatttacaaaaatgtgtgatACATCATGGAACAATTTGTGATAATAAATACAGTTGAGTAATttgtctggggaaaaaaaatgcatgagaaATTCATTTAAAGATGTATGAGGAATCTATTGGGCAAATGTGGGAAGTTTATTGAAAAATGTGTGAGAAATTTACTGAAAATGTGTTGataaaatatttgatcaatTTATTTTATCATCATATAATGCATTAACATTTTGACACCAtactttttatttgtcattctcCATCATAGAGAAATTTCTTCACACCCATATTAATACAGCCACACGAGGAAGTCAATATAATGGAATTGACGTATGATTCAAAAAGCAAAATAGATAGCAGtaactatttttttgttgtttttttttttttttttgatgaagagATGTCTTGAATGCGCCTAAACTCCATAATTAAAACTTGAGCTTTGGCGTTTGTGGTTTGTAGTCGGTCAAGAGGGACACCATCAAGCCCTACGAAGAGAGAGATGTTAAGCGCTGGGATAATTCTACTGCCACAAGGCTGTTATCACTCATTTCTCGAATAAAAATAGTCTTATCGGCCAACCGCTCAAGAGTACATccgtcctcctcctcaccaTGATTGTCCACTTCCGATTCTCTGCCTCAGGGAAGACGAGGGAGCGGGACGAGTAGAAAACTTCATCGTCCACCTCCTCCTTTTTGCGGGGAAGACAGTGCAGGAAGGTCCAATCTGGCTGGGCTACACTTCCTgtctgcagatgacacacagtgtgcacagttgacaaaacaaaacaaaaggtaaGGTTGAATGCCTTGTTTAAAGGAAGACAATAGGTCCTTGAAAGTTCCAATCTTCATAATGGTAGCAGTCATTGTTTACCTGCATGGTAATCTGGTAACCATGGAAGTCTTGGAGCCTTTTTCTTCTCTCCCCCTCCTGCCCCATGCTCACCCAGGTGTCAGTCACCAAAACGTTGCTGTCGCGAGCCGCCTCCGTGGGCTCCGAGGTCAGTACGAGCCGGGTACCGTGCTGGAGTAGAATCAAATGTTCCATATTGacgtgtaaaataaaaaacaatccaaAGCTTAAAAGGAGCTTCACCTTTTTCGAGAGtctcacagcctcttcagtTACGCTCCGTTCTGGCTCATAACCCTGAGAAGGAAAATAAAACCGAGAATAAACGTAGcaaattaatgcaaaaaaagatgtaaacagACATGGGCCAGGTACACTCCTTTGTAGACAGGGGCGCTCATGCACGCTCCAAATATTAGAAGCGCACCATATTCAAGTATTTCACTGCACAACAGCGAACCAAACATTTTcttggtctttttttatttctttcttttttatttatttatattttttttttatataaagtgaGTGGTTGACAGGGCTCGAGCAGTGCTGAGTCAAATGAACCAATCTACTGAATGGATTCATTTCATGAACTTCTTCATTCCGTTGTCATTTTAACTAATCCATTTTACGAGGCGGGAATGGCtgaattaatgcaacaaatattataaCTGTGCATATTTGGTGGGAGCCTGAAACAGTCCCAAGAACTGTCTGTTTTTCCACCAAGTTTGCACAGGAACGTGCAcctgttggtctttgaaggGTCAAAAAGTGGATGCGTAAAACAGCATAAGAATGATCATACACGCTAAAGATAAGGAACGGAAGTCATACAGAGAGACATAAAAGGGTGCTTTGACACAGGCGCCTGTAAAAATACACTTTCCCCTTTCACTGCAACATTGATGAAGGATTAATCATCCGTTTATTCATGTCAGACAGGCTATTCATACACTTTGAAAAGATCTCTAATTCCTAATTTCATATGGATAATTATTTGGGGATATTTAAGTGAGTAGATGAACCTTAGTTtagtttgcctttgtttttaatAGACAGTGGGAGCTGATTTTtgttacacttgtatgacagtcaGGAATGTCAAAAAGCATGAGtcattttccattattttagTTGTACATATTTTGAAGGAGACAGTTCACTTATTGTTTTACCGTTATATGACATATCATGATTGTGAAACGATTGCTTTAAAAATTGCCGATAAAGTCGATGAAGGTTTTATGATAACAAGGACaaacatccatgcatccattttctggatcctcactcgggtcgcgggcgtgccggagccttatcccagcaatcatcggaaTCATTAATCCTGCAAATATGCAACCGCAACATATGGGAAAATAGACGTACCTTAGGGGTAGCAACTTTTAAGTGGACTCCCAATTTGGGTGCAGTCATCATAAAAGAGTGCAGGACATTGTTGCCATCTCCAATCCAACTCAGCGTTAGTCCAGCGAGGGACCCATAATGCTCCTGCATTGCGACAATGCTTTACAAATCATTGACGAGATGAACGTTGTTTTTAGCTGGAGGCGGTATTTGAAGGCACCTGTAAGGTCAGGAAGTCTGCCAGAATCTGGATTGGGTGGTAGAGGTCTGACAGTCCGTTGATGATGGGAATGGAGCCCTCCTTATCCAGTTCCTCCAGTGTGGCGTGACTGGGCACTCGAGCCAGGACGATGTCACACAGTCCTGATAGAACCCTGCGGTGGGAAATAATGGCAAACGTGTTcacaaaaaatgcacaatataatataatatagagATTAttctattgacattttttttttcttcatatgcATGAGAAGTCTATCCCGCccgccaccccccaaaaaaaaaataagtgaaaaatctattgaaaaatgtgtgtaacaTTGTTACAGTAGAATGTAAATGTATCTAAAATGTCTGGCAAATTTGTTGAAACGTGAGGTGTATATCAAAATATATTCGAAATGTATCAAATTATTTGaggaatttaaagaaaaatgagcAAGAACTCTACAAAACGTGGAATGAAAAGAATGAtgaatttgctgaaaaatgtctCCCGAAATGTGTGCCGACTCTATGGAAGAATGTGTGAGGCATACATAAAGATGTGATTTAAATTTCTCGAAATATAGGTGATGAATTTATCCCAAAACATGGAATAAATTCATTTGAGAATGTCACAAATTGAagtagtacccagagaaaacccgcaCGAGCACGGGGAGAAGCTGAAACCtccgcacaggaaggccggagcccgggATTGGACCCCTGAGGCTAGCCACTTGTCCGCTGTGATGCCTCAGTTCAAAATGTTCTCCAAAATTGTTGGAATATTTCAAAACGACCGTTGTGATGTTTGGGTTTGCCCCCAAATAAGCCCGAGTAGTTTTTGCGATTTCTTTGAAGCCCGATGAGGGCCTCTTAACGGGACTGACCTTGCGGTGTCAGTGCAACTCTCGTTCACTCCCAGATGGATGTCTTGGGCTGTGAGGAAACAAGGATGCCCCCCCAGCAAAGCGAAGCCTACAATTAGAATGATACATATTCAACAATGTGTCTTTTTCATTGCAGTTGTAGTTTGCATCACAGGGAGAGCACTTTCTCATATTTTTTGCTCCTCTTTTGTCGCAAGCGTAAATGAAGTATAACCGCATTTTGAGGCGGTGGGCGAGGGGGGTGCAGTGGTCAAGCTTTGTTCAGAACGTGCATGTGTGTTGCCCGCTCAGCAGTGCTGTTGTGTCCAGCAGTGCTGAGCAGACCGTTTAAGTGGTCTGTTGTGTTTAAGTGGCACcggtgtgtgaatggttgcacagtttgaagaaaatggaaacaaacaaaaaatctaaaGTACATGCAACTGTGGAATGACACCTGTTTCTGTGGACATTCTTGTTCTGGTGCTCCTCTTCTCAAATATCATCGCAATGGACTTCCCTTGCAGAAGAGGCAGATACTAGAAGTATCAAGCAGAGAATTGGTGTTCCCTAAATGCACCACCGTGTTGTAACCAAGCGCAAGTGCAAACATTCTGACCGACCTGTTTTCCACGCTTGATGCGATCTTTTAAATCGGCAGAAACCCACAAAAGCGTCTTGATTTCTTCCGAAGTGAAGTCTCTCAGGGTCAAGCAGCTGCGACCCTTCAAACTCGCGCCGCCTGGCACAGCAACACCGCTCCTGGCAAAGGTCGGCATaggatgacgatgatgatgattctaATTCGAAATCTATATCGCCTTACCTCAGTCCACGACCAAGTGTCTTTTCAAAAGTCCTCAAACTTCCGAAAATGAGACTTTTACtggcaaaatgttgaaaatacatCGCAAAACTCGTCTATGTGGGAGGGACGGCGTGATAGATTGATTCACGTGCAGAGAGAGCGAATCCTTCATTGAtagacgcacgcacacgcgaACGCGCACACGAAGCTCCGCCTAAAATGGGGTGTGGCTtcgtcttcattttttttttttttttttttttttttcgtgaacCACAATTTGATTCATTTAAAAGTATTTGAATGCTACATCTCAGTTTTATTATgttcttatatatttttttttcaaactctatATCCAAAGTATCTTCATCCgcctaaaaaacaaacaaaataaaatttcaaaaaatgcTCCCACCTTTCAACAATGTCCGGTCATGAGAAG is drawn from Phycodurus eques isolate BA_2022a chromosome 12, UOR_Pequ_1.1, whole genome shotgun sequence and contains these coding sequences:
- the otc gene encoding ornithine transcarbamylase, mitochondrial, which encodes MYFQHFASKSLIFGSLRTFEKTLGRGLRSGVAVPGGASLKGRSCLTLRDFTSEEIKTLLWVSADLKDRIKRGKQYLPLLQGKSIAMIFEKRSTRTRMSTETGFALLGGHPCFLTAQDIHLGVNESCTDTARVLSGLCDIVLARVPSHATLEELDKEGSIPIINGLSDLYHPIQILADFLTLQEHYGSLAGLTLSWIGDGNNVLHSFMMTAPKLGVHLKVATPKGYEPERSVTEEAVRLSKKHGTRLVLTSEPTEAARDSNVLVTDTWVSMGQEGERRKRLQDFHGYQITMQTGSVAQPDWTFLHCLPRKKEEVDDEVFYSSRSLVFPEAENRKWTIMGLMVSLLTDYKPQTPKLKF